In Camelus dromedarius isolate mCamDro1 chromosome 24, mCamDro1.pat, whole genome shotgun sequence, one genomic interval encodes:
- the DNASE1L2 gene encoding LOW QUALITY PROTEIN: deoxyribonuclease-1-like 2 (The sequence of the model RefSeq protein was modified relative to this genomic sequence to represent the inferred CDS: deleted 2 bases in 1 codon) yields the protein MGAGTYSVQISGGGGTQHSLAPPWTRASNYHQVGVPALLLDRALEVCSLSAWTSDLHWDPDPEPLTGLSTSLSGPLALLTALWALGASGVAALRIGAFNIQSFGDSKVSDPACGSVIAQILAGYDVMLVQEVRDPDLSAVYALMEQINSVSKHEYNFVSSEPLGRDQYKEMYLFVYRKDAVSVVETYQYPDPEDAFSREPFVVKFSAPGSGEAPPHAGPAPPAGPAPTPCPHTPAAAKKLVLIPLHAAPHQAVAEIDALYDVYLDVIDKWGTDDMLFLGDFNADCKYVRAQDWAVIRLRSSEVFKWLIPDSADTTVGNSDCAYDRIVLCGARLRSSLKPMSAAVHDFQEELGLDQAQALAISDHFPVEVTFKSH from the exons ATGGGAGCTGGGACTTACAGTGTCCAAATTAGTGGAGGGGGCGGGACCCAGCACAGTCTGGCCCCTCCCTGGACCAGGGCTTCAAATTACCACCAAGTTGGGGTGCCAGCGCTGCTGCTGGACCGAGCCCTTGAAGTCTGTTCACTCTCAGCCTGGACCTCAGATCTTCACTGGGACCCAGATCCTGAGCCTCTGACAGGCCTATCCACATCCCTCAG CGGGCCCCTGGCCTTACTGACAGCGCTCTGGGCGCTGGGGGCCTCTGGAGTCGCGGCGCTGCGCATCGGAGCTTTCAATATCCAGAGCTTTGGCGACAGCAAAGTGTCAGACCCAGCCTGCGGCAGCGTCATCGCACAA ATCCTGGCTGGCTATGACGTTATGCTCGTGCAGGAGGTGCGAGACCCCGACCTGAGCGCCGTGTACGCGCTCATGGAGCAGATCAACAG CGTGTCCAAACATGAGTACAACTTCGTGAGCAGCGAGCCCTTGGGTCGGGACCAGTACAAGGAAATGTACCTGTTCGTCTACAG GAAGGACGCGGTGTCGGTCGTGGAGACGTACCAGTACCCGGACCCTGAGGATGCCTTCAGTCGTGAACCTTTCGTGGTCAAGTTCTCAGCACCTGGCTCTGGTGAGGCACCGCCCCATGctggccccgcccctcctgcGGGCCCCGCCCCAACCCCT TGCCCACATACTCCCGCAGCTGCCAAGAAGTTGGTGCTGATTCCGCTGCATGCCGCACCGCACCAGGCCGTGGCCGAGATTGACGCGCTCTACGACGTGTACCTGGACGTGATCGACAAGTGGGGCACCGAC GACATGCTGTTTCTGGGCGATTTTAACGCTGACTGCAAATACGTGCGGGCTCAGGATTGGGCGGTCATCCGCCTGCGCAGCAGCGAAGTCTTCAAGTGGCTCATCCCAGACAGCGCCGACACCACGGTGGGCAACTCAGACTGTGCCTACGATCGCATCGTGCTCTGTGGCGCCCGCCTGCGCAGTAGCCTGAAGCCCATGTCGGCCGCTGTCCACGACTTTCAGGAAGAACTTGGCCTGGACCAGGCTCAG